The Apium graveolens cultivar Ventura chromosome 11, ASM990537v1, whole genome shotgun sequence genome has a window encoding:
- the LOC141698405 gene encoding delta(12) fatty acid desaturase FAD2-like, translating into MGAGGRMSAPSNAKKTAAEALRRAPHEKPPFTIGDLKKAIPAHCFEKSLVTSFRYLIQDLVMAYALYYVATNYIDRYLPHPVNYLGWACYVAVQGCVLTGAWVVGHECDHDAFSNYGWINDLVGLVVHSSLLVPYFSWKISHRRHHANTQSLENDEVYVPRFKSNIRNYYKIFNNPPGRVLVWLTTLLIGFPLYLMFNVSGHKYERWTSHYDPHSPLYSERERKEIIVSDVAILAVIYGLYRLVLLKGFAWVFCVYGGPLLVVNGWFTLITILNHTHPSVPYYDSTEWDWLRGALCTVDRDYGILNKVFHNVCNAHVCHHIFSMIPHYHGLEATEAMKPLLGDYYQYDGTPILKAMYREMKECIYVEKDEGETKGVYWYRKEF; encoded by the coding sequence ATGGGTGCAGGTGGGCGTATGTCTGCTCCCTCCAATGCCAAGAAAACTGCAGCTGAGGCGCTTCGACGTGCTCCTCACGAGAAGCCTCCGTTCACCATTGGTGACCTTAAGAAAGCCATTCCTGCACATTGTTTCGAGAAATCACTGGTTACTTCTTTTAGGTACCTCATTCAAGATCTCGTCATGGCCTATGCCTTGTACTATGTCGCTACTAATTACATAGACCGATATCTTCCCCATCCGGTTAATTACTTAGGATGGGCGTGTTATGTTGCTGTGCAAGGGTGTGTGCTAACCGGGGCTTGGGTTGTTGGTCATGAATGTGATCACGACGCGTTTAGTAATTATGGTTGGATTAATGACCTTGTTGGTCTTGTTGTCCACTCTTCTCTCTTGGTACCTTATTTTTCTTGGAAAATTAGTCACAGGCGTCATCATGCTAACACTCAATCACTTGAGAACGACGAGGTTTATGTCCCTAGATTTAAGTCCAACATCCGAAACTACTACAAAATCTTCAATAATCCACCAGGACGTGTCCTAGTGTGGCTTACTACACTCCTTATTGGTTTCCCTTTATACTTGATGTTCAATGTTTCAGGCCACAAGTATGAGAGGTGGACTTCACACTATGATCCCCATAGCCCCCTTTACTCTGAACGTGAGCGCAAGGAGATCATCGTTTCTGATGTTGCAATTCTAGCTGTCATCTATGGCCTATATCGTTTAGTATTACTCAAAGGATTTGCCTGGGTTTTCTGTGTTTACGGAGGTCCATTGCTAGTTGTTAACGGATGGTTCACATTGATCACAATCCTTAATCACACTCATCCGTCTGTGCCTTACTACGATTCAACTGAATGGGACTGGTTGAGGGGTGCCTTATGCACTGTCGACAGAGACTATGGAATTTTAAACAAGGTGTTCCATAATGTGTGCAATGCCCATGTCTGTCACCACATTTTCTCAATGATCCCACATTACCATGGCCTTGAAGCAACAGAGGCAATGAAGCCTTTACTGGGTGATTATTACCAATACGATGGGACTCCGATTCTTAAGGCCATGTACAGAGAAATGAAGGAATGCATATACGTCGAGAAAGATGAAGGCGAGACTAAAGGAGTCTACTGGTACAGAAAGGAATTTTAA
- the LOC141698406 gene encoding WAT1-related protein At5g47470-like isoform X1, translating into MENNKLVEDIAVIGGLVAVQFVYAGNNVVLSYLMSLGFHPASLIIITSFATFVVLSPLAFFIERVKWPQRFSLKLFFQLVLISLGGVTVFQSLLLKGIRLTSPEMGTAMPNLAPGLIFVIAWACRLENITISCLYSRVKIGGTLLCVIGAVTMSISQSAANPPFEEDTGISSPFPFSTSEFDKEKIVGCIYLMAAVFVLSSMVVLQATTLSAFPAPLSFCAITSLIGVVITVAGELIKVHPFDEKWLVLNIRSRDLIGCSLLAGLISGASVSFNAWAMNKRGPVLVSMFSPISAVITVTYSAIFRHPVKFGSIIGMFLMFTGLYFVLWAKGKETVVTLSSSATTEPLLS; encoded by the exons ATGGAAAACAATAAGCTTGTTGAAGATATTGCTGTCATAGGAGGATTAGTTGCTGTGCAATTTGTTTATGCAGGAAACAATGTTGTGTTGAGTTATCTTATGTCTTTAGGCTTTCATCCTGCCTCTCTCATCATCATCACTAGCTTTGCCACATTCGTCGTTCTTTCTCCTCTCGCGTTTTTCATTGAAAG GGTCAAATGGCCCCAGAGATTTAGCTTGAAATTGTTTTTCCAGCTGGTTCTAATTTCGTTGGGAGG GGTGACCGTGTTCCAGTCTTTGCTACTCAAAGGGATTAGGCTAACTTCCCCAGAAATGGGAACAGCTATGCCGAATCTTGCTCCAGGCCTCATCTTTGTGATCGCTTGGGCTtgtag ATTAGAGAACATAACTATAAGTTGCCTGTACAGCAGAGTAAAAATTGGGGGAACATTATTGTGTGTGATTGGTGCGGTTACTATGAGCATCTCACAGAGTGCAGCAAATCCACCCTTTGAAGAAGACACCGGAATCTCTTCACCTTTTCCATTCTCTACCAGTGAATTCGATAAAGAAAAAATAGTTGGCTGCATTTATCTCATGGCTGCAGTGTTTGTTTTATCAAGCATGGTTGTGTTACAG GCTACAACGTTAAGCGCCTTTCCAGCACCACTATCTTTCTGTGCAATTACATCTTTAATAGGGGTTGTCATAACTGTTGCTGGAGAGTTGATTAAAGTTCATCCGTTCGATGAAAAATGGCTTGTGTTGAATATTAGATCTAGAGACTTGATCGGTTGTTCTCTCCTG GCAGGCCTAATTAGCGGAGCATCAGTAAGCTTCAATGCATGGGCGATGAACAAAAGAGGGCCGGTCCTGGTATCTATGTTTAGTCCTATAAGTGCAGTAATCACGGTCACATACTCTGCTATCTTTCGACATCCGGTAAAATTTGGAAG CATTATTGGCATGTTCCTCATGTTCACCGGCCTCTACTTCGTGCTCTGGGCTAAAGGAAAGGAAACTGTTGTTACCTTATCTAGCTCTGCAACAACTGAGCCTCTTCTGTCTTAG
- the LOC141698406 gene encoding WAT1-related protein At5g47470-like isoform X2 codes for MENNKLVEDIAVIGGLVAVQFVYAGNNVVLSYLMSLGFHPASLIIITSFATFVVLSPLAFFIERVKWPQRFSLKLFFQLVLISLGGVTVFQSLLLKGIRLTSPEMGTAMPNLAPGLIFVIAWACRVKIGGTLLCVIGAVTMSISQSAANPPFEEDTGISSPFPFSTSEFDKEKIVGCIYLMAAVFVLSSMVVLQATTLSAFPAPLSFCAITSLIGVVITVAGELIKVHPFDEKWLVLNIRSRDLIGCSLLAGLISGASVSFNAWAMNKRGPVLVSMFSPISAVITVTYSAIFRHPVKFGSIIGMFLMFTGLYFVLWAKGKETVVTLSSSATTEPLLS; via the exons ATGGAAAACAATAAGCTTGTTGAAGATATTGCTGTCATAGGAGGATTAGTTGCTGTGCAATTTGTTTATGCAGGAAACAATGTTGTGTTGAGTTATCTTATGTCTTTAGGCTTTCATCCTGCCTCTCTCATCATCATCACTAGCTTTGCCACATTCGTCGTTCTTTCTCCTCTCGCGTTTTTCATTGAAAG GGTCAAATGGCCCCAGAGATTTAGCTTGAAATTGTTTTTCCAGCTGGTTCTAATTTCGTTGGGAGG GGTGACCGTGTTCCAGTCTTTGCTACTCAAAGGGATTAGGCTAACTTCCCCAGAAATGGGAACAGCTATGCCGAATCTTGCTCCAGGCCTCATCTTTGTGATCGCTTGGGCTtgtag AGTAAAAATTGGGGGAACATTATTGTGTGTGATTGGTGCGGTTACTATGAGCATCTCACAGAGTGCAGCAAATCCACCCTTTGAAGAAGACACCGGAATCTCTTCACCTTTTCCATTCTCTACCAGTGAATTCGATAAAGAAAAAATAGTTGGCTGCATTTATCTCATGGCTGCAGTGTTTGTTTTATCAAGCATGGTTGTGTTACAG GCTACAACGTTAAGCGCCTTTCCAGCACCACTATCTTTCTGTGCAATTACATCTTTAATAGGGGTTGTCATAACTGTTGCTGGAGAGTTGATTAAAGTTCATCCGTTCGATGAAAAATGGCTTGTGTTGAATATTAGATCTAGAGACTTGATCGGTTGTTCTCTCCTG GCAGGCCTAATTAGCGGAGCATCAGTAAGCTTCAATGCATGGGCGATGAACAAAAGAGGGCCGGTCCTGGTATCTATGTTTAGTCCTATAAGTGCAGTAATCACGGTCACATACTCTGCTATCTTTCGACATCCGGTAAAATTTGGAAG CATTATTGGCATGTTCCTCATGTTCACCGGCCTCTACTTCGTGCTCTGGGCTAAAGGAAAGGAAACTGTTGTTACCTTATCTAGCTCTGCAACAACTGAGCCTCTTCTGTCTTAG